The region GGCGTGACGATGGCGCAGATCGCCCTGGCGTGGCACTTCCACAAGGACTGGGTGGATGCACCGATCGTCGGAACGACAAGCGTTGAGCACCTCGAACAAGCGGTCGAGGCGCTCGATATCGACCTGTCGGACTCGGATATCGAGTACCTCGAAGACCCTTACGAACCGGTCGAAGTTACCACGCACGAGTAACGGCCACCACAAATTGGGATCGAACGACATCAAGACGATTTGTCCGTTCTACAGCAGTTTTCCGAATGGGTTCCCAAAACAAGCGCTCATTACAGATCGAATATCGCTGCTCAGATGGTAAGCACACCCTCCTCGCGTCGCGCTGTCTTCCGGCGTATCGCTCAGACCTCCTTCTACGACTGGCCCGCCTATACGGATACCCCACTGTACGACTGTAGTTCGACAGGCGCGCTCGCCGAAGATGTTCGAACCCTCACAAGCGTGTGGTTCGACCACGATGCTCACGAGTCCATTGAGGAATTCGTCTGCCACTGGCCGCTTGCTTATGTCGAGTTCGACGCTCATGACTGCTACACTGGCCATACACGGTATGAGATGGAGCAGTTGTTCCGGGCGTTCCTGATCAAAGCCCTTCAGGGCTGGGCGCACGAAACCGCTCTCGTCACGCACCTCGAGAATCATCCTGACCTCCGTCAGCGATTGGACTTCCAGACAGTCCCCGACCAGTCGACGCTGTGGCGCAGCTGGAACAAGCGCTTCAGTGCCGACCTCCGTGAAACAGTCAAGAGAACGGCGCAGACGATCCTCATTAACGCACAGAATGCCGGTGTTGCGGTTCCCCGCGACCCGAAACAGAAGCTCCAGTACCATGACGGCGAGGCTGTTGAAACCGATCCGGACGACCAGACTGTTTTGGAAGACGCAGCGAAGATCAGTGATCACGTCAGCCGCGTCGTCTTCCCGGCATTCTCGCTGAACCGTGGCGAGGGCTGTGAGATCCACGAGAACGCCTACTGGGGGTTGCAGACGTTTCTCGGACTTCGCGATCGGCTAGCTGCCAACGAAGGAGCTCGCAGTTTCGTCTATGAATCGACTCGGGATCGGACACCGCTGGGACACGCCCATCGGGAGCACATCCGCGACCTCTCGATTGAAGAGGTTCGAGAGATGTACCGGCAGGCCATCACTCAGCTCCTGAACGAAGCTGGCGAAACAGAGCAATTCTGTCGAGCGGGGATCGTCGCGATCGACATTACCGAAGCTGCCCCCTTCACAGGCGATAGAACGGGCTACGAGGACGAGATCATCGGGACAAAGGAGAACACCAACGAGTATGCCTATCAGTGGGCGACGGTGCAGTTGGTCGGGAATGCCGTCCCGATCGTGCTGGACGCGCGCCCTGTCCGAAAGGGGGAGACACGACTGGAAATCGTTGAGGACTTGCTCGATTCGGCTGAGGACCTCGTCCATGTCGATAACGTCCTGATGGACCGGGAGTTCGATAGCCAGCACGTCTTGGAGATGATCAGCCAGCGCGGGCTCTCCTACGTCGTTCCCAAGCGGATGCAGACCAGCGAGAAAGCCCAGGTCAAGCGATTGCTTCGATGTGATCAAGACCGCTACGAGACCGATCGGAAGCTTCACCTCGGCAAGAACGAATGGCACGAGACGACGCTGATCTACCGTCGGAAAGAAGACTCCGAGCACGACGACCACCGGCAGTACTCGGTGTTCATGACGAATTGCGGGAGCGGTCACCTCACAGAGTACGGGTTTCGGTGGGAGACCGAGAGCGGATACAGGTCGATAAAGCGGTTCATGGCGGCGACGACGTCGAAGAATTTCGGGCTCCGATTCTTCTACTTCGCATTCGCGTGTCTTTTGTACTCGATTTGGCGAGCGGTCGATTTGCTCGTCCAAGTCGAGTTGACGGGTGAGTACAAACACTCACCCATTGTGACGGCCGACAATACGCTCACGCTGCTGAAGAAGGAAACCGGAATCGGATAGAGAGATACTCTGTCCGCGGCAATACGGATTCCTGAGTGGCAACACTGTCGGGGATCTTGAAAATTCACTGGTCTAGTTGGTAGTACGACACGAGAAGACTATCGAGAGTAGATCCGAAGCAGCTTCGTCTCGAAAATTCGCCCGAAACCACACATTACAGCCCCGCTAAACCCACTGTAGTCTCAACTTCCATCGGCTCACAGAAGTTGCGACCGGCGGTCTCAATGCATACGGTCATCACAGCGGAGTTCATAAATAGTATGAAGGCGTAGTTCCGGGTAGAGCAATGGCACAAATCACCGGCTCCTATCCAGACGACTTGGACCTCCTCATCGAGGGAGCAGTCGAGGCAGGTGTGTTTGGCGGTAAGAGCGATGCGCTGCGAGAGTTCGTGCGCGAGTACTTCGAAGACCACGAAAATGAGCGCATTGCGGCTGCGGTCGCCCTCTACGAACGCGAGCGGATCACACTCGGTGATGCTGCGAGACTTGCTGATGTCGACCGCTGGACGATGCGGGATATCCTCCGTGAGCACGGCGTTGAGCTCCGCCTCGGACTCGTTGACGAAGACGACGCAGCCTACGAGGTCGAGGCAGCGAGCGAACTCGAATTCGATGATGACGACCCGGACGACGAGGAGTCACATGCGAAATGACAGGTGACGATATTCCAGCGAACCCGAGCGTACTTGACACGACTGTCCTTTCGAATTTTGCGTATATCGACCAGCTGTGCGTGGTTGCAGGGCTCTCCGGGATCTGTACGGTACCGGTCGTTCGCGAGGAACTCGAAGATGGTGTCGACGATCACCCATATCTTCAGTCGGCACTCGATACACTTGAGGAGGAAATTCCAATCGCGACGATCTCGAAAACTGTCGCAAACAGAGAGGCGGTCGTCAGTGGACATCTTGATCCAGGTGAGGCACAGGCGTTCGCCTTTGCAGACGCACAGGACGGCCGACTGCTGACCGACGACGGGGATGCACGGTCGTTTGCCAAAGAACAGGGCGTGACCGTTGTCGGCTCGGTCGGTGTGCTCTTTGCTGCTATCGATGCTGGAAAGATAAACGAA is a window of Halobacterium hubeiense DNA encoding:
- a CDS encoding transposase, with the protein product MVSTPSSRRAVFRRIAQTSFYDWPAYTDTPLYDCSSTGALAEDVRTLTSVWFDHDAHESIEEFVCHWPLAYVEFDAHDCYTGHTRYEMEQLFRAFLIKALQGWAHETALVTHLENHPDLRQRLDFQTVPDQSTLWRSWNKRFSADLRETVKRTAQTILINAQNAGVAVPRDPKQKLQYHDGEAVETDPDDQTVLEDAAKISDHVSRVVFPAFSLNRGEGCEIHENAYWGLQTFLGLRDRLAANEGARSFVYESTRDRTPLGHAHREHIRDLSIEEVREMYRQAITQLLNEAGETEQFCRAGIVAIDITEAAPFTGDRTGYEDEIIGTKENTNEYAYQWATVQLVGNAVPIVLDARPVRKGETRLEIVEDLLDSAEDLVHVDNVLMDREFDSQHVLEMISQRGLSYVVPKRMQTSEKAQVKRLLRCDQDRYETDRKLHLGKNEWHETTLIYRRKEDSEHDDHRQYSVFMTNCGSGHLTEYGFRWETESGYRSIKRFMAATTSKNFGLRFFYFAFACLLYSIWRAVDLLVQVELTGEYKHSPIVTADNTLTLLKKETGIG
- a CDS encoding UPF0175 family protein: MAQITGSYPDDLDLLIEGAVEAGVFGGKSDALREFVREYFEDHENERIAAAVALYERERITLGDAARLADVDRWTMRDILREHGVELRLGLVDEDDAAYEVEAASELEFDDDDPDDEESHAK